From Paenibacillus graminis:
CGGGCACGATCAGCGGCAGGAAAGTATCAATCCAGTTCATGTGGGAGAAGAGCACGAACTGCGGAATCATAATCGCCGGATACGGCAGCATCATGGTGCTGAGCACCAGGACGAACAGGAACTGGTTGCCTCTTCCTCTGAACCGGGCGAATCCGTAAGCGACCAGCCCCGAGGAGATCAGGGTGCCGATGACCGTCAGCACGGCAATGATCAGGCTGTTCTTGTAGAGCGTACCGAACTGCAGCGTATCAAAAATATCCCGGTAGTTGCTCCACGCCCAGCTCTCAGGCAGAAAGGTCGGCGGAAACTTCAGCATCTCCTTCTTCGACTTCAGCGAGGTGGAGACCATGAAAAACAAGGGCAGCAGCATTAGAAAAGTGGTGATCAGCAGTGTGATGAAGCTGGCTGCCTTCACGGGATCGATTCTCCGGCGGTGCGCGGAAGCGGCAGGGCGGTGGTTGGCTGTTCGGACAATGCTCATCGGCGTCCGCCTCCTTCATAGTGCACATAACGGTTCGACAGCTTCATAATAATCGCCGTGAATATCATGACGACGATCAGCAGCACCCACGCCAGGGCAGAAGAGTAGCCGGCCCGGTATTCCTTGAAGGCGCTGGTGTAAAGATTGTAGACATAGAACCAGGTAGAGTAGTTCGGACCGCCTTGGGTCATGACGAACGCCTGGGTGAAAACCTGGAATGAATCAATCAGGCCCATAATGAGCTGGAACAGCAGCACCGGTGAGATCATCGGCAGGGTGATATTCAGGAAAATTCTGAACCGCCCGGCTCCGTCAAGATTGGCGGCTTCGATGAGGCTGGCTGGCACACCCTGCAGCCCGGCCAGGAAGAGGATCATGCCAGAACCAGCAGTCCAAAGGGACATGATAATCAAGGCATACAATGCTGTGTCCGGGTTCATCAGCCAGGCCGGGCCATGGATGCCGAACCAGGAGAGCATGTAGTTGAAGAGGCCGATCTGCGGGTTGAAGATCCAGTACCAGAGGAGCGACATGGCTACCCCGGACACCATGCTCGGAAAATACATCGCCGTGCGGAAAAATCCGCGCAGCGGGATCGTCTGGTGCAGCAGCAGGGCGAAGCCAAGACCCAGCAGCAGCTGTATCGGCACACTGACGAGGGTGTACCTCAGGGTAACCGTGACCGATTTCCAGAACAGCTCATTGTGGAACATCTCCGTGTAATTGGCGAGTCCAATGAATCTTGGCGGGTGAATGATGTCATAATCG
This genomic window contains:
- a CDS encoding carbohydrate ABC transporter permease, with the translated sequence MSIVRTANHRPAASAHRRRIDPVKAASFITLLITTFLMLLPLFFMVSTSLKSKKEMLKFPPTFLPESWAWSNYRDIFDTLQFGTLYKNSLIIAVLTVIGTLISSGLVAYGFARFRGRGNQFLFVLVLSTMMLPYPAIMIPQFVLFSHMNWIDTFLPLIVPAFFGSAYNIFLLRQFFSTLPEELFDAGRIDGCGELRMWWTIALPLSAPALATVAIFAFIYSWNDLLTPVLYLSSSEKFTLPVGMASLTSSRFRIPPWHLLMVASVLAMLPIVTLFALAQKQFVEGIVLTGIK
- a CDS encoding carbohydrate ABC transporter permease, with the protein product MYMFISPWLVGFLVFALYPILSSLYYSFTDYDIIHPPRFIGLANYTEMFHNELFWKSVTVTLRYTLVSVPIQLLLGLGFALLLHQTIPLRGFFRTAMYFPSMVSGVAMSLLWYWIFNPQIGLFNYMLSWFGIHGPAWLMNPDTALYALIIMSLWTAGSGMILFLAGLQGVPASLIEAANLDGAGRFRIFLNITLPMISPVLLFQLIMGLIDSFQVFTQAFVMTQGGPNYSTWFYVYNLYTSAFKEYRAGYSSALAWVLLIVVMIFTAIIMKLSNRYVHYEGGGRR